From Rhizobium sp. NZLR1, a single genomic window includes:
- a CDS encoding (2Fe-2S)-binding protein: MMRGSNFFLTATIFFSRKHDSQCHVWNEDVLVCSCNYITDKEIREVITNLLDEDCWQLIVPAKVYHAMEKRGRCCGCFPNVVDIIVQTTEEYHARRHSTEAEIFDFMSRLKQFHEENRRADIERRQKGHRAA; the protein is encoded by the coding sequence CTGATGCGGGGCTCGAATTTTTTCTTGACAGCCACCATCTTCTTTAGCAGAAAACACGATAGTCAGTGTCATGTTTGGAATGAAGACGTGCTTGTCTGCAGCTGCAATTATATAACCGACAAGGAAATCCGGGAGGTTATCACCAACCTTCTCGACGAAGACTGTTGGCAGCTTATCGTGCCGGCGAAGGTCTATCACGCCATGGAAAAACGCGGTCGTTGCTGTGGCTGCTTTCCAAACGTCGTCGACATCATTGTGCAGACAACCGAGGAGTATCATGCCCGTCGCCACTCGACGGAGGCCGAGATATTTGATTTCATGTCCCGCTTGAAGCAATTCCATGAGGAAAACAGGAGAGCGGACATTGAAAGGCGACAAAAAGGTCATCGAGCGGCTTAA
- the bfr gene encoding bacterioferritin produces the protein MKGDKKVIERLNEALFLELGAVNQYWVHYRLLEDWGYTKLAKKERAESIEEMHHADRLVARIIFLEGHPNLQTLAPLRIGQNVKEVLEADLAGEYDARAAYKKSRDICHEAGDYVSMKLFEELLMDEEGHIDFLETQLDLLGKIGESKYGQLNADSANEAE, from the coding sequence TTGAAAGGCGACAAAAAGGTCATCGAGCGGCTTAACGAGGCGTTGTTCCTCGAGCTCGGGGCGGTCAATCAATATTGGGTTCACTATCGTCTGCTTGAGGACTGGGGCTACACCAAGCTCGCCAAAAAGGAGCGCGCCGAATCCATCGAAGAGATGCATCATGCCGACCGGCTTGTTGCCCGCATCATTTTCCTCGAAGGCCATCCCAATCTGCAGACCCTTGCGCCTCTGCGCATCGGCCAGAACGTCAAGGAAGTGCTGGAAGCCGATCTCGCCGGCGAATACGACGCCCGCGCGGCCTACAAGAAATCGCGCGATATCTGTCACGAGGCCGGTGATTACGTTTCGATGAAGCTCTTCGAAGAGCTGCTGATGGATGAGGAAGGCCATATCGACTTCCTCGAAACGCAGCTCGATCTGCTCGGGAAAATCGGCGAGAGCAAATACGGCCAGCTCAACGCCGATTCCGCCAACGAAGCTGAATAG
- a CDS encoding error-prone DNA polymerase, producing MKSGSAFFEIGVRTNFSFLEGAASPEEMVVQAAHLRLGGLGIADRNSVAGVVRAHAQAEQLEERYKNRDAIMAQAEKQGKKETILHPIRVQPGARLVFSDDTPDILAYPRNRRGWANLCRLLSAGNLKEEAVKGSCILTEAELMEWGDEMMLALVPDRTLIDHQAGQSTLEDYLERFRRRFRKAFFMALAPAYDGRDRQVFAVLAMLAAQNRVPLIATNQPLYHHPERRPLSDVVIAIREHIQIAQAGFLLAPNAERYLKDSREMVRIFRDYPGAIENSQAFFGKLSFSLKELEHNYPPENDPGETPQQTLERLTRAGAARRYPEGVPLKVATQIDYELKLIGDKNYASYFLTVHRIIQHARYDLKVLCQGRGSAANSVICYCLEITEVDPQKSTLLFDRFISMDRDEPPDIDVDFEHDRREEVIQFIYRTYKREHAGLTAGVTTYRTRSAGREVAKAFGLSEDVQSAISSLIWGWSEDNLSERDAKAAGLDIKDPVTRNVLKYASELLGFPRHLTQHVGGFVITRDRLDEVVPIMKTAMPDRYMIEWDKDDLDNVKILKVDVLALGMLTCLRKGFSLLELHYDVKKTLADLGNREHGDEGRPVYEMMGRADTLGVFQIESRAQMSMLPRLKPKVFYDLVIEVAIVRPGPIQGDMVHPYLKRREQRAKNIPIEYPSKELEAVLERTLGVPLFQEQAMQIAITAAGFAPGEADKLRRAMATFKRTGTIGNFEKRFLEGMVSKDYAPEFAQQCFNQIKGFGEYGFPESHAASFALLVYASSWLKAYYPDVFCAAMLNSQPMGFYAPAQLVRDAREHGVKILPVDINESDWDCGLEAAAFDPNAIDFRHHEMRGVIKARHAVRLGFRQIKGVSDKEMELLIRNRGKGYSSVRDLWLRSGLQKSVIERLADADAFQSLKLSRRDALWAVRALDVKSAAEELPLFEQARHLDLQIEPATKLPEMLPGEQVIEDYRYLSLSLKAHPVSFLREELRKVGVTRNVDLLKVANGHRVTIAGLVLVRQRPGSAKGVIFMTLEDETGVANAIVWNKIFDTYRSVVMGARLVKIRGRLQSQSGVIHTVVEHIEDMTPTLGILQREARRFGVCERADEVLRPGVDQRQKKLAQERAELEKRMAATDSNSGAAETAVVMPRGRNFH from the coding sequence ATGAAGAGCGGGTCCGCATTTTTCGAGATCGGCGTGAGAACGAATTTTTCGTTTCTCGAAGGCGCCGCCAGTCCGGAAGAGATGGTCGTGCAGGCCGCTCATCTCCGGCTCGGCGGTCTCGGGATTGCGGACCGGAATTCGGTTGCCGGCGTAGTCAGGGCGCATGCGCAGGCGGAGCAGCTCGAGGAGAGATACAAGAACCGCGATGCGATTATGGCCCAGGCGGAGAAGCAAGGGAAAAAAGAAACGATTCTCCATCCGATCCGGGTTCAGCCGGGCGCCCGCCTCGTCTTTTCCGATGACACGCCTGATATCCTCGCCTACCCACGCAATCGGCGGGGCTGGGCAAATCTCTGCCGTCTTCTCAGCGCCGGCAATCTGAAGGAAGAAGCGGTCAAGGGAAGCTGCATTCTCACGGAAGCGGAGCTGATGGAATGGGGGGACGAGATGATGCTTGCGCTCGTTCCCGATCGCACCCTTATCGATCATCAGGCGGGTCAGTCGACGCTGGAAGATTATCTGGAACGATTTCGCAGACGGTTCCGCAAGGCTTTTTTTATGGCGCTGGCGCCAGCCTATGACGGCCGCGACAGGCAGGTCTTTGCGGTGCTTGCCATGCTTGCGGCACAAAATCGCGTGCCGCTGATTGCGACCAACCAGCCGCTTTATCATCATCCTGAACGCCGGCCGCTTTCGGATGTGGTGATCGCGATCCGGGAGCATATACAGATAGCGCAAGCCGGATTCCTGCTGGCGCCGAATGCCGAGCGCTACCTCAAGGATTCACGTGAAATGGTCCGGATCTTCCGGGACTATCCTGGTGCGATCGAAAATAGCCAGGCCTTCTTCGGCAAGCTGAGCTTTTCGCTGAAGGAATTGGAGCATAATTATCCACCTGAAAACGATCCCGGCGAAACACCGCAGCAGACGCTCGAGAGGCTGACGAGGGCAGGAGCCGCAAGGCGCTATCCCGAGGGTGTTCCGCTCAAGGTGGCGACGCAGATCGATTACGAGTTAAAACTCATCGGCGACAAGAACTACGCTTCCTACTTCCTGACGGTTCACAGGATCATCCAGCACGCCCGTTATGACCTCAAGGTCTTGTGCCAAGGACGCGGATCGGCGGCAAATTCGGTCATCTGCTATTGTCTCGAAATTACGGAAGTCGATCCTCAAAAGAGCACGCTGCTGTTCGACCGTTTCATTTCGATGGATCGCGACGAACCGCCGGATATCGATGTCGATTTCGAGCATGATCGGCGCGAAGAGGTCATCCAGTTCATCTACAGAACCTACAAAAGAGAACATGCCGGGCTGACGGCGGGGGTGACCACCTACCGTACCCGTTCGGCCGGCCGCGAGGTCGCCAAGGCCTTCGGGCTGTCGGAGGATGTCCAGTCGGCGATCAGCAGCCTCATCTGGGGCTGGTCGGAGGATAATCTTTCCGAGAGGGATGCAAAGGCGGCTGGTCTCGATATCAAGGATCCGGTCACCAGGAACGTGCTGAAATATGCCTCCGAGCTTCTCGGCTTTCCGCGCCACCTCACCCAGCATGTCGGCGGCTTCGTCATCACGCGGGACCGGCTCGATGAAGTGGTGCCGATCATGAAGACGGCAATGCCGGATCGCTACATGATCGAATGGGACAAGGACGATCTCGACAATGTCAAGATCCTCAAGGTGGATGTGCTGGCGCTCGGCATGCTGACCTGCTTGCGGAAGGGTTTTTCGCTGCTTGAACTGCATTACGACGTGAAGAAGACGCTCGCAGATCTCGGCAACAGGGAGCATGGAGACGAAGGCAGGCCGGTTTACGAGATGATGGGCCGGGCCGATACGCTTGGCGTCTTCCAGATCGAGAGCCGGGCGCAGATGAGCATGCTGCCGCGTCTTAAGCCGAAGGTATTCTACGACCTCGTCATCGAGGTGGCGATCGTCCGGCCAGGACCGATCCAGGGCGATATGGTACATCCCTATCTGAAGCGCCGGGAGCAGCGGGCCAAGAATATCCCGATCGAATATCCGAGTAAGGAGCTGGAAGCGGTTCTGGAAAGAACCCTCGGCGTGCCGTTGTTCCAGGAACAGGCGATGCAGATCGCCATCACAGCTGCAGGCTTTGCGCCTGGAGAAGCCGACAAGCTTCGCAGAGCGATGGCGACATTCAAGCGAACCGGCACGATCGGCAATTTCGAGAAGCGGTTCCTCGAGGGAATGGTCTCAAAGGATTATGCCCCGGAATTTGCACAGCAGTGTTTCAACCAGATCAAAGGCTTCGGTGAATATGGTTTCCCTGAAAGCCATGCCGCCTCCTTTGCACTGCTGGTCTATGCCTCCTCATGGCTCAAGGCCTATTATCCCGACGTCTTCTGCGCGGCGATGCTGAATTCCCAGCCCATGGGGTTTTATGCGCCGGCGCAGCTGGTGCGGGATGCACGCGAGCACGGGGTAAAAATCCTGCCGGTCGACATCAACGAATCCGACTGGGACTGCGGTCTGGAAGCGGCCGCTTTCGATCCGAATGCCATCGATTTTCGCCACCATGAGATGCGCGGGGTCATCAAGGCACGGCACGCGGTGCGGCTCGGCTTTCGGCAGATCAAGGGCGTTTCGGATAAAGAGATGGAGCTGCTCATCAGAAATCGAGGCAAAGGCTACAGCTCCGTTCGGGATCTCTGGCTGCGGTCTGGCCTGCAGAAATCCGTCATCGAGCGACTGGCGGATGCGGATGCGTTCCAATCCCTCAAACTATCACGACGCGACGCGCTCTGGGCTGTGCGGGCGCTGGATGTGAAGAGCGCCGCCGAGGAGCTGCCGCTTTTCGAGCAGGCCCGTCATCTCGACCTCCAGATCGAGCCTGCAACGAAGCTGCCTGAAATGCTGCCGGGAGAGCAGGTCATCGAGGATTATCGTTATCTCTCGCTGTCGCTGAAGGCGCATCCGGTCTCCTTCCTGCGCGAGGAATTGCGCAAGGTGGGCGTGACGCGCAATGTCGATCTTTTAAAGGTCGCAAACGGGCATCGGGTGACGATTGCAGGCCTCGTGCTGGTGCGCCAGCGGCCGGGTTCGGCCAAGGGCGTGATCTTCATGACGCTTGAGGACGAGACCGGGGTGGCCAATGCAATCGTCTGGAACAAGATATTCGACACATACCGTTCGGTTGTGATGGGCGCCCGGCTGGTGAAAATCCGCGGCAGGCTGCAAAGCCAGAGCGGTGTGATCCATACCGTCGTCGAGCATATCGAAGACATGACGCCGACGCTCGGTATCCTGCAACGCGAGGCCCGGCGTTTCGGGGTCTGCGAGCGAGCAGACGAAGTGCTGAGACCGGGAGTCGATCAGCGGCAGAAAAAGCTTGCACAAGAGAGGGCGGAGCTGGAAAAACGGATGGCTGCCACAGACAGCAATTCCGGCGCAGCGGAAACCGCTGTGGTGATGCCGCGCGGCCGCAACTTCCATTAA
- a CDS encoding divergent polysaccharide deacetylase family protein has protein sequence MGTDLHAPLGGNRKTGSRRPGVLRLGRIAASLCLFAIGGFSLYTAFRGDGLERTKPPAAERAATPPNTPPPPTTTATKTPDGMPRAEPRSGATVEQMVTGDGSVVTKYSPRPRDGSGPVLVDAMQIGQDPRMAAQPNEALLEQTPFGRLPIVGPDGRRPMDQYARPASGARGVRIAIVVSGLGLSQTGTQRAIAELPEEITFAFAASGNSLQRWMQEARRGGHEILLQVPLEPFDYPTNDPGPETLLTTKPPARNIENLHKAMGEITNYTGVMNYLGGRFLSDSTAMEPVMRDIGKRGLLFLDDGTSAQSKTAAVAKGTELPYAFADLQLDGQLDINAVLKKLDELERIARKNGQAIGVASAFDESVDAIAKWSEEAAMRGIEIVGVAALSTDPRNP, from the coding sequence TTGGGAACGGACCTGCATGCGCCTTTGGGCGGCAACCGCAAAACCGGCAGCCGGCGGCCGGGTGTTTTGCGCCTGGGCCGCATCGCCGCCAGTCTTTGTCTTTTCGCGATAGGCGGCTTTTCCCTCTATACGGCGTTTCGCGGCGATGGGCTCGAACGCACCAAACCACCAGCGGCAGAACGAGCCGCAACGCCCCCCAATACGCCTCCGCCACCGACGACAACCGCCACAAAGACGCCGGACGGCATGCCGCGCGCCGAACCGCGCTCAGGCGCCACTGTCGAACAGATGGTCACCGGCGACGGCTCCGTCGTCACCAAATACAGCCCCCGCCCGCGCGATGGCAGCGGGCCGGTGCTTGTGGATGCCATGCAGATCGGCCAGGATCCGCGCATGGCGGCCCAGCCGAATGAAGCACTGCTCGAACAAACCCCGTTTGGCAGGCTTCCGATCGTCGGTCCCGATGGCCGGCGGCCGATGGATCAATATGCCCGTCCCGCGTCCGGCGCGCGCGGTGTCCGCATCGCCATCGTCGTCAGCGGCCTCGGGCTCAGCCAGACCGGAACGCAGCGCGCCATCGCTGAATTGCCGGAGGAAATCACCTTTGCCTTTGCCGCAAGCGGCAACAGCCTGCAGCGCTGGATGCAGGAAGCCCGCCGCGGCGGCCACGAAATTCTTCTGCAAGTGCCGCTCGAGCCGTTTGATTACCCGACGAATGATCCCGGTCCGGAAACGCTGCTGACCACGAAACCGCCCGCCCGCAATATCGAGAACCTGCACAAGGCGATGGGCGAGATCACCAATTATACCGGCGTCATGAATTATCTCGGCGGACGTTTCCTGTCCGATTCCACCGCCATGGAACCTGTCATGCGCGATATCGGCAAGCGCGGCCTGCTGTTCCTCGACGACGGCACGTCGGCGCAGTCGAAGACGGCGGCGGTCGCCAAGGGAACCGAACTGCCCTATGCCTTCGCCGATCTGCAGCTCGATGGCCAGCTCGATATAAACGCCGTACTGAAGAAGCTCGACGAGCTCGAGCGCATTGCCCGCAAGAACGGCCAGGCAATCGGCGTCGCTTCGGCTTTCGATGAGAGTGTTGACGCCATCGCCAAATGGAGCGAGGAGGCTGCGATGCGCGGCATCGAGATCGTCGGCGTCGCCGCCCTTTCCACCGATCCTCGTAACCCCTGA
- a CDS encoding metallopeptidase family protein, with product MARIDQSDDWRDRHAPTISAFESLAMEAYSHLPEEFRQLTTNLTIEIEDFPDDDVFEDMALETPFDLLGLFEGRGISERFTVETGEMPNRIRLYRRPILDYWAENDETLGDIITHVLIHEIGHHFGLSDDDMERIEESAEEAADR from the coding sequence ATGGCCCGCATAGACCAGAGCGATGATTGGCGGGACCGCCATGCGCCGACGATAAGCGCCTTCGAGTCGCTGGCCATGGAGGCCTACAGCCATCTGCCGGAAGAATTCCGCCAGCTGACCACCAACCTGACGATCGAGATCGAAGATTTCCCCGATGACGACGTGTTCGAGGACATGGCGCTGGAAACCCCTTTCGATCTGCTTGGTCTTTTCGAGGGCAGGGGCATTTCCGAACGTTTCACAGTGGAAACCGGCGAGATGCCCAACCGCATCCGCCTCTATCGGCGGCCTATTCTCGATTACTGGGCTGAGAATGACGAGACGCTCGGCGACATCATCACCCACGTCCTGATCCACGAAATCGGCCACCATTTCGGGCTGAGCGACGATGATATGGAGCGGATCGAGGAAAGCGCCGAGGAAGCCGCCGATCGCTGA
- a CDS encoding RNA pyrophosphohydrolase has product MSQATVKAEDLPYRPCVGVMILNRAGLVWAGRRIPDGNSEYDGSPQLWQMPQGGIDEGEDPLDAAYRELYEETGIKTVTLLAEARDWINYDLPPALIGIGLRGKFRGQTQRWFAFRFDGDDSEIAINPPPGGHEPEFDSWEWKPMQELPRLIVSFKRSVYDQVVAEFQHLAGLQSED; this is encoded by the coding sequence ATGAGCCAGGCGACCGTGAAAGCCGAGGATCTGCCCTACCGCCCTTGCGTCGGCGTAATGATCCTGAACCGCGCTGGCCTTGTCTGGGCTGGACGACGCATTCCCGACGGCAATTCGGAGTATGACGGCTCGCCGCAGCTCTGGCAGATGCCTCAAGGGGGCATCGACGAGGGCGAGGATCCATTGGACGCCGCCTACCGCGAACTCTACGAGGAGACCGGCATCAAGACGGTGACCTTGCTTGCCGAAGCGAGAGACTGGATCAACTATGATCTGCCGCCGGCACTGATCGGTATCGGGCTAAGGGGAAAGTTCCGCGGCCAGACGCAGCGCTGGTTCGCCTTCCGCTTCGACGGCGACGACAGCGAGATCGCCATCAATCCGCCGCCTGGCGGCCACGAGCCGGAATTCGATTCCTGGGAATGGAAGCCGATGCAGGAATTGCCGAGGCTGATCGTTTCCTTCAAGCGCAGCGTCTACGATCAGGTGGTGGCCGAATTCCAGCATCTGGCAGGACTGCAATCGGAAGACTGA
- a CDS encoding murein hydrolase activator EnvC, with amino-acid sequence MILPAIAAGVGVAVIAVSANPFIVLAQDAAPEAAQSAPQPAGEPAPPDPAAELAAKRDQTRTELETLSKTISLSSDKVSALKQSIADLEKSTQSIRQALIESAARRKALDKQILASEKKLADLGVKEDGIRRSLHERRGLLAEVLAALQRMGRNPPPALLVTPDDALASVRSAILLGAVVPGIRKETDKLAGDLASLAALQTASTAEKAGLTATMTNGIEEERRMDLLLAENDKLSRSNATELTAERKRSEELAGKATSLEGLVASMESEIASVRDAAAAARQAEENRKLMTDEQRAQAKALADSGVPDKNRIAPAYPFGELKAKLEVPVAGDILRQFGDADGTGHEAMGMTVATNPETVVTAPADGLVVFAGAFRSYGQMIILDTGDGYHLVLSGMDTINTRQGKFVFSGEPLAVMGAKRVASATALALATDRPTLYIEFRKDGKPVDSRPWWTAKDTGKARNDS; translated from the coding sequence ATGATCCTGCCGGCTATCGCAGCCGGGGTCGGCGTGGCGGTGATTGCCGTGTCGGCAAATCCCTTCATCGTCCTGGCGCAAGATGCCGCCCCCGAGGCAGCACAATCGGCACCGCAGCCGGCAGGTGAGCCGGCGCCTCCCGATCCGGCCGCCGAACTGGCCGCCAAACGGGATCAGACCCGTACCGAACTCGAAACCCTGTCGAAAACGATCAGCCTCTCCTCCGACAAGGTGAGTGCGCTTAAACAGAGCATCGCCGATCTGGAAAAGAGCACGCAAAGCATCCGCCAGGCACTGATCGAGTCCGCGGCCCGCCGCAAGGCGCTCGACAAGCAGATCCTGGCAAGCGAGAAGAAGCTTGCCGATCTCGGCGTCAAGGAGGATGGCATCCGCCGCTCCCTGCACGAGCGCCGCGGCCTCCTGGCCGAGGTGCTGGCAGCCCTCCAGCGCATGGGCCGCAACCCACCGCCCGCTTTGCTCGTCACCCCTGATGACGCGCTCGCCTCGGTGCGCAGCGCCATCCTGCTCGGCGCCGTCGTGCCCGGTATCCGCAAGGAGACTGACAAGCTTGCCGGAGACCTTGCAAGCCTCGCCGCATTGCAGACCGCAAGTACCGCCGAGAAGGCCGGCCTGACCGCGACGATGACGAACGGTATCGAGGAAGAGCGGCGCATGGACCTGCTGCTTGCCGAAAACGACAAGCTCAGCCGCAGCAATGCCACCGAACTCACCGCCGAGAGAAAACGCTCCGAGGAGCTGGCGGGCAAGGCGACCAGCCTTGAAGGCCTTGTCGCCTCTATGGAATCCGAGATCGCTTCGGTGCGCGACGCTGCTGCCGCTGCCCGCCAGGCGGAGGAGAACCGCAAGCTGATGACGGACGAGCAGCGCGCCCAGGCCAAGGCCTTGGCCGACAGCGGCGTGCCCGATAAAAACCGCATTGCGCCCGCATATCCCTTCGGAGAATTGAAGGCGAAATTGGAGGTGCCCGTCGCGGGCGATATCCTGCGCCAGTTCGGCGATGCCGACGGCACCGGGCACGAGGCCATGGGAATGACGGTCGCCACCAATCCGGAGACGGTGGTGACGGCGCCTGCGGATGGGCTGGTGGTTTTCGCCGGCGCTTTCCGCAGTTACGGCCAGATGATCATCCTCGACACCGGCGATGGGTACCACTTGGTTCTCTCGGGAATGGATACGATCAATACCCGTCAGGGAAAGTTCGTTTTCTCCGGCGAGCCGCTCGCCGTGATGGGTGCGAAAAGAGTGGCAAGCGCAACTGCATTGGCGCTGGCAACGGACCGGCCAACGCTTTACATTGAATTTCGAAAGGACGGTAAACCGGTCGATTCCCGACCATGGTGGACCGCCAAAGACACTGGAAAGGCACGCAATGATTCGTAG
- a CDS encoding S41 family peptidase: MIRRASFVLVGALMGATAMSVIYSAGAPAEAAGSSTYKELSVFGDVFERVRAQYVTPPAEDKLIENAINGMLSSLDPHSSYMNAKDAEDMRTQTKGEFGGLGIEVTMEDDLVKVITPIDDTPAAKAGVLAGDYISEIDGQSVRGLKLEDAVEKMRGAVNTPIKLTLIRKGADKPIELTIVRDVVAVQAVKSRVEDDVGYLRIISFTEKTYPDMEKAIKKIKDTVPADKLKGYVLDLRLNPGGLLDQAINVSDALLERGEVVSTRGRNPDETRRFNAGPGDLTDGKPVIVLINGGSASASEIVAGALQDLRRATVLGTRSFGKGSVQTIIPLGENGALRLTTALYYTPSGRSIQGTGITPDIKVEEPLPQELQGKMVTEGESSLRGHIKGQSETDEGSGSVAYVPPDPKDDVQLNYALDLLRGKKTDPAFPPNPDKAVVAK; this comes from the coding sequence ATGATTCGTAGGGCTTCTTTTGTTCTGGTCGGCGCATTGATGGGTGCGACCGCAATGAGCGTCATTTACTCGGCGGGTGCGCCGGCAGAAGCGGCCGGATCCTCGACGTACAAGGAACTCTCGGTGTTCGGCGATGTCTTCGAGCGAGTGCGCGCCCAATACGTGACGCCGCCGGCCGAAGACAAGCTGATCGAGAACGCCATCAACGGCATGCTCTCCTCGCTGGATCCGCATTCGAGCTATATGAATGCGAAGGACGCCGAGGACATGCGCACCCAGACGAAGGGTGAGTTCGGCGGCCTCGGCATCGAAGTCACCATGGAAGACGACCTCGTCAAGGTCATCACCCCGATCGACGATACGCCCGCCGCCAAGGCCGGTGTTCTCGCCGGCGATTATATCTCCGAGATCGACGGCCAGTCCGTGCGCGGCCTGAAGCTGGAAGACGCCGTTGAGAAGATGCGCGGCGCCGTCAACACACCGATCAAGCTGACGCTGATCCGCAAGGGCGCCGACAAGCCGATCGAGCTGACGATCGTCCGTGACGTCGTCGCCGTCCAGGCCGTCAAGTCGCGTGTCGAGGACGATGTCGGTTATCTCCGCATCATCTCCTTCACCGAGAAGACCTATCCTGATATGGAAAAGGCGATCAAGAAGATCAAGGACACCGTTCCGGCCGACAAGCTGAAAGGTTATGTCCTCGACCTGCGGCTCAATCCGGGCGGCCTGCTCGACCAGGCGATCAATGTCTCCGATGCCCTGCTGGAGCGTGGCGAAGTCGTTTCGACGCGCGGCCGCAATCCCGATGAAACCCGCCGCTTCAATGCCGGTCCGGGCGACCTGACGGATGGCAAGCCGGTTATCGTGCTGATCAACGGCGGTTCGGCTTCCGCATCGGAAATCGTCGCCGGCGCTCTTCAGGATCTGCGCCGCGCCACCGTTCTCGGCACACGCTCTTTCGGCAAGGGCTCCGTCCAGACGATCATCCCGCTCGGCGAAAACGGCGCGCTGCGCCTGACCACGGCGCTCTATTACACGCCGTCGGGCCGCTCGATCCAAGGCACCGGCATCACCCCCGACATCAAGGTCGAGGAGCCGCTGCCGCAGGAACTGCAGGGCAAGATGGTGACCGAAGGCGAATCCAGTCTGCGCGGCCATATCAAGGGCCAGAGCGAGACGGACGAAGGTTCGGGCTCGGTTGCCTATGTGCCGCCGGACCCGAAGGACGACGTTCAGCTGAACTACGCGCTCGATCTGCTGCGCGGCAAGAAGACCGATCCGGCCTTCCCGCCAAACCCTGACAAAGCCGTCGTCGCCAAGTAA
- a CDS encoding DNA polymerase Y family protein → MRLTALDELAERLGLKKEQGVAEARAMYPLLEVAEEDPEADRRLLEAIADWCDRYTPLVAFDGKDGLFLDISGCAHLFGGEKTLLKDVLSRLFHMGFDARGAISSSPGLSWAASRFGQGGVIEDEETEHVLLPLPVAALRLEGRTVDALKKLGLKYVGDVIDAPRAPLTRRFGPGLLLRLDQALGREEEPVSPRRPVASLSAESRLIEPIGTEEQILAVTRQVAMSLQPSLEARGAGGRVFELVLFRVDGRVFRISVGASQPLREPKFIAGLFSERLQAVYDDLDAGYGFEILRLNVLRHDPFNEAQADFEGDRQGEISLSAFVDRVSARLGADCLQSFQLRESHVPERAVITVPVMDSLPRRKAAQDIQLPFRQERPLRLFATPEPVEIMLAEVPDGPPQVFRWRRMQHQVARSEGPERIAMEWWIDGDDAEARDYFRIEDETGHRFWIYRRGFYGRELDPRWFMHGVFA, encoded by the coding sequence ATGCGACTGACGGCTCTGGACGAGTTGGCCGAGAGGCTGGGCCTGAAGAAGGAGCAGGGCGTTGCCGAAGCGCGCGCCATGTACCCATTGCTCGAGGTCGCGGAAGAGGATCCGGAGGCCGACCGCCGGTTGCTGGAGGCCATTGCCGACTGGTGCGACCGCTATACGCCGCTGGTGGCGTTCGACGGCAAGGACGGCCTGTTTCTGGATATTAGCGGCTGCGCCCATCTCTTCGGCGGGGAAAAGACGCTTCTCAAGGATGTGCTGTCGCGGCTTTTTCATATGGGGTTCGATGCGCGCGGGGCGATCTCGTCGTCGCCAGGCCTTTCCTGGGCCGCGTCGCGCTTCGGGCAAGGCGGCGTGATCGAGGACGAGGAAACGGAGCATGTGCTGCTGCCCTTGCCGGTCGCGGCCTTGCGGCTGGAAGGACGAACCGTCGATGCCCTGAAGAAGCTCGGTCTGAAATATGTCGGCGACGTCATCGATGCACCGCGGGCGCCGCTGACCCGCCGGTTCGGCCCGGGGCTGCTTCTGCGTCTCGATCAGGCGCTCGGACGTGAAGAGGAGCCGGTCTCGCCCCGGCGTCCGGTTGCCAGTCTCTCGGCCGAAAGCCGCCTGATCGAGCCGATCGGGACGGAAGAACAGATCCTTGCCGTCACCAGGCAGGTCGCCATGTCGCTGCAGCCGTCGCTGGAGGCGCGAGGCGCCGGCGGGCGGGTGTTCGAACTGGTGCTGTTCCGGGTCGACGGCAGGGTCTTTCGTATCTCCGTCGGCGCTTCGCAGCCGCTTCGCGAACCAAAGTTCATTGCCGGGCTTTTTTCCGAGCGATTGCAGGCGGTCTATGACGATCTCGATGCCGGCTATGGTTTCGAAATCCTGCGGTTGAATGTGTTGCGGCATGATCCCTTCAACGAGGCACAGGCTGATTTCGAGGGCGACCGCCAGGGAGAAATCTCGCTTTCGGCCTTCGTCGATCGGGTCTCGGCCCGGCTTGGCGCGGATTGCCTGCAAAGCTTCCAGCTCCGCGAGAGCCATGTGCCGGAACGCGCCGTCATCACGGTTCCTGTGATGGATAGTCTTCCCAGGCGGAAAGCGGCGCAGGACATCCAACTTCCTTTCCGCCAAGAGCGTCCGCTACGGCTCTTTGCCACGCCGGAGCCGGTCGAAATCATGCTTGCCGAAGTGCCCGATGGCCCGCCGCAGGTTTTCCGCTGGCGGCGCATGCAGCATCAGGTGGCAAGAAGCGAAGGGCCGGAACGGATCGCCATGGAGTGGTGGATCGACGGGGATGACGCCGAGGCGCGTGACTATTTCCGTATCGAGGACGAGACCGGACATCGCTTCTGGATCTATCGTCGCGGTTTCTACGGCCGGGAACTTGATCCCCGCTGGTTCATGCACGGTGTGTTTGCATGA